The Corynebacterium simulans genome contains a region encoding:
- the thiC gene encoding phosphomethylpyrimidine synthase ThiC, with amino-acid sequence MSATPNEIHPKHSYSPIIRDGLEVPETQIELDDSPTGPNEPFRVYRTRGPECEPEVGLPGLRSEWIAGRGDVEEYAGRERNLADDGKSAQRRGAASQEWRGEKRAVLRAKAGKRVTQMHYARKGIITKEMEFVALREHCDPEFVRAEVARGRAIIPNNINHPESEPMIIGRKFLTKINANIGNSAVTSSIAEEVSKLRWATRWGADTVMDLSTGDDIHTTREWILRNSPVPIGTVPIYQALEKVNGVAEDLTWEIFRDTVIEQCEQGVDYMTIHAGVLLPFIPLTTKRVTGIVSRGGSIMAGWCLAHHKESFLYENFDELCEIFAQYDVAFSLGDGLRPGSLADANDTAQFAELKTIGELTRRAWEYDVQVMVEGPGHVPLNMIQENNELEQDWAHDAPFYTLGPLVTDIAPGYDHITSAIGAAHIAMGGTAMLCYVTPKEHLGLPNRDDVKTGVITYKLAAHAADVAKGHPGARAWDDAMSKARFEFRWHDQFALSLDPETAQEYHDETLPAEPAKTAHFCSMCGPKFCSMRISQDIRDTFSDSLGMPSFPTDAKAGEAMMSAEFKAQGSKLYQTADKEPADRA; translated from the coding sequence ATGTCGGCTACCCCTAACGAGATCCATCCAAAGCACTCTTACTCCCCCATCATCCGTGATGGCCTGGAGGTACCGGAAACCCAGATCGAGCTCGATGACTCGCCCACTGGGCCCAACGAGCCTTTCCGCGTCTACCGCACCCGCGGCCCCGAGTGTGAGCCGGAGGTGGGCCTGCCGGGTCTGCGCAGCGAGTGGATTGCAGGCCGCGGCGACGTTGAGGAGTACGCCGGGCGCGAGCGCAACCTGGCCGATGACGGCAAGTCCGCGCAGCGCCGCGGGGCTGCCTCCCAGGAATGGCGCGGCGAGAAGCGTGCTGTCCTGCGCGCCAAGGCCGGCAAGCGCGTCACCCAGATGCACTATGCCCGCAAGGGAATCATCACCAAGGAAATGGAGTTCGTGGCGCTGCGCGAGCACTGCGATCCCGAGTTCGTGCGCGCCGAGGTCGCCCGCGGACGCGCGATTATCCCGAATAACATCAACCACCCTGAGTCCGAGCCGATGATCATCGGCCGCAAGTTCTTGACCAAGATCAACGCCAACATTGGCAACTCCGCCGTGACTTCTTCTATCGCAGAAGAAGTGTCCAAACTGCGCTGGGCCACCCGCTGGGGAGCCGATACCGTGATGGATCTTTCCACCGGCGATGACATCCACACCACCCGCGAGTGGATTCTGCGCAACTCCCCAGTACCGATTGGCACCGTGCCTATCTACCAGGCGCTGGAGAAGGTAAACGGCGTGGCCGAGGACCTTACCTGGGAGATCTTCCGCGATACCGTCATCGAGCAGTGCGAGCAGGGCGTGGACTACATGACCATCCACGCCGGCGTTCTGCTCCCATTCATCCCGTTGACCACCAAGCGCGTCACCGGAATTGTCTCCCGCGGCGGTTCGATTATGGCCGGCTGGTGCCTGGCCCACCACAAGGAGTCCTTCCTCTACGAGAACTTCGACGAGCTCTGCGAGATTTTCGCGCAATACGACGTCGCCTTCTCCTTGGGCGATGGCCTGCGCCCTGGCAGCCTGGCCGACGCCAACGACACGGCGCAGTTCGCCGAGCTTAAGACCATCGGCGAGCTCACCCGCCGCGCCTGGGAATACGACGTGCAGGTCATGGTGGAAGGCCCCGGCCACGTTCCGCTGAACATGATCCAGGAAAACAACGAGCTGGAACAGGACTGGGCCCACGACGCCCCGTTCTACACACTGGGCCCGCTGGTCACGGACATCGCTCCGGGATATGACCACATCACTTCCGCCATCGGCGCCGCACACATCGCCATGGGCGGCACCGCGATGCTGTGCTACGTCACCCCGAAGGAGCATCTGGGTCTGCCGAACCGTGACGATGTCAAGACCGGCGTCATCACCTACAAGCTCGCCGCGCATGCCGCCGACGTGGCCAAGGGCCACCCCGGCGCGCGGGCGTGGGACGACGCCATGAGCAAGGCCCGCTTCGAATTCCGGTGGCACGATCAGTTCGCGCTTTCGCTCGACCCTGAGACCGCGCAGGAATACCACGATGAGACCTTGCCGGCTGAGCCCGCCAAGACCGCGCACTTTTGTTCGATGTGTGGCCCGAAGTTCTGTTCCATGCGGATTAGCCAGGACATCCGCGATACTTTCTCGGATTCCCTGGGCATGCCGAGCTTTCCCACCGATGCCAAGGCCGGCGAGGCAATGATGTCAGCCGAGTTCAAGGCGCAAGGCTCCAAGCTCTATCAAACGGCAGACAAGGAACCAGCCGACCGTGCTTGA
- the rplS gene encoding 50S ribosomal protein L19, which translates to MANLIDKVDAAQLRDDVPDFRPGDTLDVNVKVIEGKTQRVQLFKGVCIRRQGAGIRETFTVRKVSFGIGVERTFPVHSPNLESIQVVRRGRVRRAKLYYLRDLRGKKARIKERR; encoded by the coding sequence ATGGCTAACCTCATTGACAAGGTAGATGCAGCACAGCTGCGTGACGATGTTCCAGACTTCCGCCCAGGCGATACCCTCGACGTAAACGTCAAGGTCATCGAGGGTAAGACCCAGCGTGTTCAGCTCTTTAAGGGCGTGTGCATCCGCCGCCAGGGCGCTGGCATCCGTGAGACCTTCACCGTCCGCAAGGTCTCCTTCGGCATCGGCGTTGAGCGTACCTTCCCGGTTCACTCCCCGAACCTCGAGTCCATCCAGGTTGTACGCCGCGGCCGTGTCCGCCGTGCAAAGCTGTACTACCTGCGCGACCTGCGCGGCAAGAAGGCTCGCATCAAGGAGCGCCGCTAG
- the lepB gene encoding signal peptidase I, whose amino-acid sequence MNNEKEFEDHGADVATSEAKPVEEVSEKKEKKEKKELPWLLETLLIILCVLCVVGLVQTFIGRQYVIPSGSMEPTLHGCDGCTNDRIFTEKISYYGDKGPEPGDVVVFKGTDDWNRNYQSPRSSNEVIHKIQDVLSYVSLTPPDENTLVKRVVATGGQTVSCKEGDPAVMVDGKPINQDYVMDPPTYKVDEKTGSYACGGAYFGPVTVPEGNIWVMGDNRTASADSRYHMQDQYQGTIPVENVRGKVMFVFFPFNHIGGVDDPDIQA is encoded by the coding sequence GTGAATAACGAGAAGGAATTCGAAGACCATGGCGCAGACGTCGCGACTAGCGAGGCTAAGCCGGTAGAAGAAGTATCAGAGAAGAAAGAAAAGAAGGAGAAAAAGGAGCTGCCGTGGCTCCTGGAGACCCTTCTCATCATCCTCTGCGTGTTGTGCGTGGTAGGCCTCGTACAAACCTTCATCGGCCGCCAATATGTCATTCCTTCTGGTTCGATGGAGCCAACCCTTCACGGCTGCGATGGCTGCACCAATGACCGCATCTTCACCGAGAAGATTTCCTACTACGGAGATAAGGGCCCGGAGCCTGGCGACGTCGTGGTGTTCAAGGGCACCGATGACTGGAACCGCAATTACCAGTCGCCGCGTTCTTCCAACGAGGTCATTCACAAGATTCAGGATGTACTGAGCTACGTCTCGCTGACCCCGCCGGATGAGAACACCTTGGTCAAGCGCGTCGTAGCTACGGGCGGCCAGACCGTGTCCTGTAAGGAGGGCGATCCAGCTGTGATGGTGGATGGCAAGCCGATTAACCAGGACTATGTCATGGACCCGCCAACCTACAAGGTTGACGAGAAGACCGGTTCCTATGCCTGCGGCGGTGCCTACTTTGGCCCAGTTACCGTTCCGGAAGGAAACATCTGGGTAATGGGCGATAACCGCACGGCTTCCGCGGACTCCCGCTATCACATGCAGGATCAGTACCAGGGCACCATTCCGGTAGAAAACGTCCGCGGCAAGGTCATGTTCGTGTTCTTCCCGTTCAACCACATTGGTGGGGTAGATGACCCAGACATCCAGGCCTAG
- the lepB gene encoding signal peptidase I — protein MTQTSRPRKRRTNLENRAVDHAPEEERVRVRDLLPTVIVVFLVLAFVQTFIGRMYLIPSASMEPTLHGCAGCKNDRILVQKLSYYFSDPQPGDVVVFAGADSWNSSFEVKRSDNVLVRGVENAGAAIGLLPNGENILVKRVIATEGQTVSCEAGDPAVMVDGQPIDQSYVKTPPEMPVDTAAGSEACGGSYFGPVTVPEGNIWVMGDNRTNSLDSRAHLGDNLQGTIPVDNVRGKVEAVVLPIPRAQLIDDPKIQHAAA, from the coding sequence ATGACCCAGACATCCAGGCCTAGAAAGCGGCGGACAAACCTAGAAAACCGCGCCGTTGACCACGCCCCGGAAGAAGAGCGCGTGCGCGTGCGCGATCTTCTGCCTACGGTCATCGTGGTGTTTCTGGTCTTGGCTTTCGTGCAGACGTTCATCGGGCGGATGTATCTGATTCCGTCGGCTTCGATGGAGCCGACGTTGCATGGCTGTGCGGGCTGTAAGAATGACCGTATCTTGGTCCAAAAACTCAGCTATTACTTCTCTGATCCGCAGCCCGGTGATGTCGTGGTCTTCGCGGGCGCCGATTCCTGGAATTCCTCTTTCGAAGTAAAACGCTCCGATAACGTGCTCGTTCGCGGCGTCGAAAATGCCGGTGCAGCCATCGGCTTGCTGCCTAATGGTGAAAACATTTTGGTCAAGCGCGTTATCGCTACCGAAGGCCAGACCGTTTCCTGCGAGGCAGGCGACCCAGCAGTGATGGTGGATGGCCAGCCCATCGACCAGTCTTATGTCAAGACCCCGCCAGAGATGCCGGTAGATACCGCAGCTGGTTCGGAGGCCTGCGGCGGCAGCTATTTTGGCCCCGTCACGGTCCCGGAGGGAAATATTTGGGTGATGGGTGATAATCGCACGAACTCGCTTGACTCCCGCGCGCACTTGGGCGATAACCTGCAGGGCACGATTCCGGTGGACAATGTTCGCGGCAAGGTAGAGGCAGTGGTTCTGCCGATTCCACGCGCACAGCTTATCGACGATCCCAAAATCCAACATGCGGCAGCTTAA
- a CDS encoding ribonuclease HII: protein MRQLKQQRTYEVALSKAGLGPVAGVDEAGRGACCGPITIAACILPEKIIPELDKLTDSKKLTPKTREKLYPIIKDKALAWSVVHIGADDIDSRGIQHANVSGMRRAVARLEVRPHYVLTDALKIPGMPAPQLPMVGGDAAARCIAAASVLAKVTRDHVMDELDRQYPGYGLGSHKGYGTAIHQEAIAQLGACPEHRMSYRNVAQAHAKFLARA from the coding sequence ATGCGGCAGCTTAAACAACAGCGCACCTACGAAGTGGCCTTGAGTAAGGCTGGCCTGGGCCCGGTAGCCGGCGTCGATGAGGCCGGCCGCGGGGCGTGCTGCGGGCCGATTACTATCGCCGCATGCATTCTGCCGGAGAAGATCATTCCGGAGTTGGATAAGCTCACCGACTCTAAAAAGCTCACGCCCAAGACGCGGGAGAAGCTCTATCCCATCATCAAAGACAAGGCTCTGGCCTGGTCTGTGGTGCATATTGGGGCGGATGACATTGATTCTCGCGGCATCCAGCACGCTAACGTCTCTGGAATGCGCAGGGCGGTAGCGCGCCTGGAGGTGCGCCCGCACTACGTGCTTACCGACGCCCTGAAGATCCCCGGCATGCCCGCACCCCAGCTGCCCATGGTGGGCGGCGACGCCGCGGCGCGCTGCATTGCGGCTGCCAGCGTGCTGGCGAAGGTCACGCGCGACCACGTTATGGATGAGCTCGATAGGCAGTATCCGGGCTATGGTCTGGGCTCGCACAAGGGCTATGGAACGGCTATTCATCAGGAAGCGATCGCCCAATTGGGTGCCTGTCCGGAACACCGGATGAGCTATCGCAACGTGGCACAAGCCCACGCGAAATTTCTCGCGCGCGCCTGA
- a CDS encoding DUF2469 domain-containing protein: MSAEELDNYEAEVELSLYREYRDVVSQFSYVVETERRFYLANAVELIPHTSGPDVYYEVRMSDAWVWDMYRSARFVRYVRVITYKDVNIEELDKPDFLLPE; encoded by the coding sequence GTGAGCGCCGAGGAACTCGACAACTACGAGGCGGAAGTAGAACTCTCCCTCTACCGCGAATATCGAGATGTTGTAAGCCAGTTCTCCTACGTAGTGGAAACCGAGCGCCGCTTCTACCTGGCGAACGCCGTGGAGCTCATCCCGCACACCTCGGGCCCGGATGTCTACTACGAGGTACGCATGTCTGATGCCTGGGTATGGGACATGTACCGCTCCGCTCGCTTCGTGCGCTACGTCCGCGTGATTACCTACAAAGACGTCAACATTGAGGAGCTGGATAAGCCAGACTTCCTCCTGCCGGAATAG
- a CDS encoding YraN family protein, giving the protein MLLRSNKNQVLGKRGEAFAAKFYRERGGQVLAANVHYAVGEIDLIVQEGATIVFVEVKTRASDAFGVAEAVTPRKLARMRKAAAQWLQDKPLSVVRFDVVALVARGQGFELTHYEGVEHGAR; this is encoded by the coding sequence GTGCTTTTAAGGTCCAATAAGAACCAGGTTTTAGGAAAACGCGGGGAGGCATTTGCCGCGAAGTTTTATCGTGAGCGCGGCGGACAGGTGCTGGCCGCCAACGTGCATTATGCGGTGGGCGAGATTGACCTCATCGTGCAGGAGGGAGCCACGATTGTTTTCGTAGAAGTTAAGACGAGGGCCTCTGATGCTTTTGGGGTAGCCGAAGCCGTTACCCCGCGAAAGCTGGCGCGCATGCGGAAAGCTGCGGCGCAGTGGCTGCAGGATAAGCCCTTGTCCGTAGTGCGCTTCGACGTCGTGGCGCTGGTGGCACGCGGCCAGGGATTTGAGCTCACGCACTACGAAGGGGTGGAGCATGGCGCTCGGTAG
- a CDS encoding YifB family Mg chelatase-like AAA ATPase, whose amino-acid sequence MALGRCHTTALEGVTAHVVTVEANVGTGLPGVQVVGMADTAISESRDRIRTAVVNSRLPWAKTRVVVSMAPAALPKSGAHFDLPMALAILSAQMPHNELLDNALVLGELGLDGSVRPVSGIIPALLTARSQGFDTLVIPPGNAAEATLVPDMNVLVAHTLVDAFAWACGSRELPSAQGMEVPVPAGEEVPDFRDIAGQREAKWAAEVSAAGGHHLLMVGPPGSGKSMIAARLPSILPKLSTDQSVEATAIHSLAGTPGAVVSRAPFIAPHSSVTRAALLGGGAGNPRPGAVSLAHHGVLFLDEASEVSARVLDGLRAPLEDGHVTISRARREVTFPARFQLVLAANPCRCAAEEPSKCRCRASERRNYLTNLSGPLRDRLDMVVDISGRAASLHAVDEEPSAAIAERVAQARDRAKQRWRGDGLAVHNNGAVPASYLRRNRPATETAMAMLAAYLADGELSQRGVDRVLRLAWTLADLDGSAQPDIDHVGKALDLRGAGVLERLAA is encoded by the coding sequence ATGGCGCTCGGTAGATGCCATACGACGGCCCTCGAAGGCGTTACCGCTCACGTGGTCACGGTGGAAGCCAACGTGGGAACGGGGCTGCCGGGAGTGCAGGTGGTGGGCATGGCGGATACGGCGATCTCGGAATCGCGAGACCGCATCCGTACTGCGGTAGTTAACTCGCGGCTGCCGTGGGCGAAGACGCGCGTGGTGGTCTCAATGGCGCCGGCGGCGTTGCCGAAGTCAGGTGCACACTTTGACCTGCCCATGGCATTGGCGATCTTGTCTGCACAGATGCCGCACAATGAACTCCTCGACAATGCGTTGGTGCTTGGTGAGCTGGGCTTGGATGGCAGCGTGCGCCCAGTATCTGGCATCATTCCAGCACTTCTAACGGCGCGTTCCCAGGGCTTCGACACCTTGGTGATCCCGCCGGGCAATGCGGCTGAGGCGACGCTGGTGCCGGATATGAACGTGCTGGTGGCGCACACGCTTGTCGATGCCTTCGCATGGGCATGCGGCAGCCGGGAATTGCCTTCGGCGCAGGGGATGGAAGTACCAGTTCCCGCAGGCGAGGAGGTTCCAGACTTTCGCGACATCGCGGGCCAGAGGGAAGCGAAGTGGGCCGCAGAGGTTTCGGCCGCTGGCGGGCATCACCTGTTGATGGTGGGCCCGCCGGGATCAGGAAAGTCGATGATTGCGGCACGTTTGCCTTCCATCTTGCCCAAGCTGAGCACCGATCAATCCGTCGAGGCCACAGCCATCCACTCTTTGGCGGGCACTCCCGGCGCGGTGGTCTCCCGTGCGCCGTTTATTGCGCCGCATTCCTCGGTCACGCGGGCAGCTCTGCTCGGCGGCGGTGCGGGGAACCCGCGGCCAGGCGCGGTGAGCTTGGCGCATCATGGGGTGCTGTTTCTCGATGAGGCCAGCGAAGTATCCGCGCGCGTATTGGACGGGCTGCGCGCTCCTTTGGAGGACGGGCACGTGACCATCTCGCGTGCGCGGCGCGAAGTTACCTTCCCGGCGCGCTTTCAGCTGGTGTTGGCCGCCAATCCGTGCCGTTGTGCCGCTGAGGAGCCAAGCAAGTGCCGGTGTAGGGCGTCTGAACGACGGAACTATCTCACAAATTTGTCGGGGCCGTTGCGTGACCGCTTGGATATGGTGGTGGATATATCGGGCCGGGCGGCGAGCTTGCATGCGGTGGATGAGGAGCCTTCGGCGGCAATCGCGGAAAGGGTCGCGCAAGCACGGGATAGAGCGAAGCAGCGCTGGCGCGGTGATGGACTTGCCGTTCACAATAACGGTGCGGTGCCGGCTTCCTATTTGCGGCGGAATCGTCCTGCTACGGAGACTGCAATGGCGATGCTTGCGGCCTATCTTGCAGATGGCGAGCTAAGCCAGCGCGGCGTTGACCGTGTACTACGCCTAGCGTGGACGCTGGCAGACCTTGATGGCAGCGCCCAGCCTGATATCGACCATGTGGGCAAGGCACTAGACCTGCGTGGGGCGGGCGTGTTGGAAAGGCTGGCGGCATGA
- the dprA gene encoding DNA-processing protein DprA, with product MSSLNLSTSLHAWVYLNRVVEGPSRTLHGLLSQYPVDEVAHGVYHAADWIGALRDETASRRDWLRQDEDLAAAQRVGARLITPEDAEWPREEFAQAFGFYQAGGADAPATFDSQAVPPHALWVKGKSVRECVAQSVALVGTRAISRYGWEVSKLLAGGLASHQWTTVSGGALGVDTTIHEATLEAGGQTVAVAPCGIDVNYPARNASLFARIVENGCVISEFAPGTTPQRHRFLTRNRLVAALSAGTVVVEAAFRSGALNTLNWAEALGRVTMAVPGPVTTAGSLGCHQRIQDQRAQLVTSVDEIRGLVGNVGSVDAVGQYELDFAPSKVQQLSRNELKVFDAAPQNSEEGATAEDIAQQAGMRVALCVHLLVALQKQGLVMREGKHWRRSE from the coding sequence ATGAGTAGCTTAAATTTGTCTACTTCGCTGCATGCTTGGGTCTATCTCAACCGAGTGGTGGAAGGTCCATCTCGTACCCTGCACGGTTTGTTGTCCCAGTACCCCGTGGATGAGGTGGCGCATGGTGTCTATCACGCGGCGGACTGGATTGGTGCGTTGCGCGATGAGACGGCAAGTAGGAGGGACTGGCTGCGGCAGGACGAAGACTTGGCAGCGGCGCAGCGCGTGGGCGCACGGCTGATTACTCCTGAGGATGCTGAATGGCCTCGGGAAGAATTCGCACAGGCCTTCGGTTTCTATCAGGCAGGCGGCGCCGATGCCCCGGCGACCTTTGATAGCCAGGCCGTTCCACCGCATGCACTGTGGGTGAAAGGCAAGTCCGTGCGCGAATGCGTGGCTCAGTCGGTAGCTCTCGTGGGAACACGCGCGATTAGTCGCTACGGCTGGGAGGTCTCCAAGTTGCTGGCTGGGGGCTTGGCCAGCCATCAATGGACCACGGTTTCGGGCGGGGCGCTGGGCGTGGATACGACTATCCATGAAGCAACGTTGGAAGCAGGTGGCCAAACAGTTGCGGTTGCGCCATGCGGCATTGATGTTAACTATCCTGCGCGCAATGCGTCCTTGTTCGCGCGGATCGTGGAAAACGGATGCGTCATCTCTGAGTTCGCGCCGGGGACTACCCCGCAGCGTCATCGTTTCCTCACCCGCAACCGCTTGGTCGCGGCGCTTTCGGCCGGCACTGTGGTGGTAGAAGCCGCGTTTCGTTCAGGGGCACTCAACACTTTGAACTGGGCGGAGGCGCTTGGCCGGGTGACCATGGCGGTGCCAGGGCCAGTCACCACAGCAGGCTCGCTGGGATGCCATCAACGCATCCAGGACCAGCGGGCACAGCTGGTGACATCGGTGGATGAGATTCGCGGGTTGGTGGGCAACGTCGGAAGCGTGGATGCGGTAGGGCAGTACGAGCTCGACTTTGCTCCGAGCAAGGTGCAGCAGCTATCTCGCAACGAGCTCAAGGTCTTTGATGCCGCGCCACAAAATAGCGAGGAAGGTGCAACCGCAGAAGACATCGCGCAACAAGCAGGCATGCGCGTGGCCTTGTGTGTCCACCTCTTGGTGGCTTTGCAGAAACAGGGGCTGGTCATGCGCGAGGGCAAGCACTGGCGGCGCAGTGAATGA
- a CDS encoding tyrosine recombinase XerC → MTRSAEELSGQLVEAIEDFAEHQLLIRGRSQATVKGYRSDLRDLARSVPDFASFDLNALRAWLGEAVTAGKSRATLARRTAAARAFSTWAVREGHLGSDVAARLVTPKVGKHLPKVLGENEAGELVGNAVSADEVHFLRDSAMLELLYATGMRVAELAGLDIGDLDLRRQTARVTGKGNKQRVVPFGEAAADALRTWLDKGRSQLAGETEAVFVGTRGGRIDQRQVRRVVEKAAQVTGANGLSPHSLRHTAATHLLEGGADLRVVQELLGHSSLQTTQVYTHVSAQRLKDVYSKAHPRA, encoded by the coding sequence ATGACACGGAGCGCGGAGGAGCTATCTGGGCAGCTGGTGGAGGCAATCGAGGATTTTGCCGAGCACCAGCTGCTCATCCGTGGGCGTTCGCAAGCCACGGTGAAGGGATACCGCTCTGACCTTCGAGACTTAGCTCGTAGCGTTCCAGACTTTGCGAGTTTTGACCTGAACGCACTGCGCGCCTGGCTCGGTGAGGCTGTCACTGCCGGCAAGTCCCGAGCTACCTTGGCACGCCGCACCGCGGCGGCTCGTGCGTTTTCGACGTGGGCGGTGCGCGAAGGCCATCTTGGCTCGGATGTTGCAGCGCGCTTGGTGACTCCGAAGGTGGGAAAACATCTGCCTAAGGTTCTGGGGGAGAACGAAGCAGGGGAGCTCGTGGGCAATGCCGTCTCGGCTGACGAGGTTCATTTCCTGCGCGATAGTGCGATGCTGGAGCTGCTCTATGCCACCGGCATGCGCGTGGCAGAGCTTGCCGGCCTCGATATCGGTGACCTCGATCTGCGTCGGCAGACCGCGCGGGTTACCGGCAAAGGAAACAAACAGCGCGTGGTGCCTTTTGGAGAGGCAGCCGCTGATGCCTTGCGCACTTGGCTGGATAAGGGCCGCTCGCAATTGGCGGGGGAGACGGAAGCCGTCTTCGTGGGCACCCGCGGTGGGCGTATTGACCAACGCCAGGTGCGCCGCGTGGTGGAAAAAGCTGCACAGGTAACCGGCGCCAATGGGCTAAGCCCGCACAGCTTGCGGCACACTGCGGCGACCCACCTTCTAGAAGGCGGCGCAGACCTGCGCGTGGTGCAGGAGCTTTTAGGGCATTCCTCTTTGCAGACCACGCAGGTTTATACCCATGTTTCTGCCCAGCGGCTCAAGGACGTTTACTCTAAGGCCCATCCACGGGCTTAA
- a CDS encoding M23 family metallopeptidase, whose translation MTLNAKNFSWIHTKPTVCWLALCLGAFQLVILPCVPGAPNTPTAWAYVDPTTGAAMATRVLEGFDPPAQKWSAGHRGVDLALSIGSDVRAAGDGEVYFVGKVAGKPVVSIAHADGVRTTYQPVFGHVSKGDKVREGQVIGRLAPPVDGKSGLHWGALIDGPEKTYIDPLSLLDAPVIRLKPVDGP comes from the coding sequence ATGACACTCAACGCAAAGAATTTTTCTTGGATACACACGAAGCCAACTGTCTGCTGGCTCGCTCTGTGCCTCGGTGCCTTTCAACTGGTCATTCTTCCCTGTGTTCCCGGCGCGCCCAACACGCCGACCGCGTGGGCATATGTCGATCCCACGACGGGCGCTGCCATGGCAACGCGGGTTTTGGAAGGTTTTGATCCACCGGCACAGAAGTGGAGCGCTGGTCACCGCGGTGTGGATCTGGCGCTTTCGATTGGCTCTGACGTTCGCGCTGCTGGCGACGGCGAGGTCTACTTTGTTGGCAAGGTGGCGGGCAAACCCGTAGTTTCCATCGCACATGCCGATGGCGTGCGCACGACCTATCAGCCTGTATTCGGGCATGTGTCCAAGGGCGATAAGGTCCGCGAGGGCCAAGTCATTGGCAGGTTAGCGCCACCGGTGGACGGCAAGTCTGGTCTGCACTGGGGCGCGCTTATCGACGGCCCGGAAAAGACATATATCGATCCGCTTTCGCTTCTCGACGCCCCGGTGATCCGGCTTAAGCCCGTGGATGGGCCTTAG
- the rpsB gene encoding 30S ribosomal protein S2, with protein sequence MAVVTMRELLDAGVHFGHQTRRWNPKMKRFIFTDRNGIYIIDLQQTLTYIDEAFEFVKETVAHGGTILFVGTKKQAQEAVAEEATRVGMPYVNHRWLGGMLTNFQTVSKRLKRMKELQAMDAAEDGYKGRTKKEVLMLTRERVKLERVLGGISDMTKAPSALWIVDTNKEHIAVKEAHKLNIPVVAILDTNCDPDDVDFPIPGNDDAIRATKLLSGIIATAVEEGKKAREERQLAAAKEAAGDSAEKEARDAAEAAAASDPASAESAK encoded by the coding sequence ATGGCAGTTGTAACCATGCGCGAGCTCCTCGACGCTGGTGTGCACTTCGGCCACCAGACCCGTCGTTGGAACCCAAAGATGAAGCGTTTCATCTTCACCGACCGTAACGGCATCTACATCATCGATCTTCAGCAGACCCTGACCTACATCGATGAGGCTTTTGAGTTCGTCAAGGAGACCGTTGCCCACGGTGGCACCATCCTCTTCGTCGGCACCAAGAAGCAGGCTCAGGAAGCAGTTGCTGAGGAAGCAACCCGCGTTGGTATGCCTTACGTCAACCACCGTTGGCTGGGCGGCATGCTCACCAACTTCCAGACCGTTTCCAAGCGTCTGAAGCGCATGAAGGAGCTTCAGGCAATGGACGCAGCTGAGGACGGCTACAAGGGCCGCACCAAGAAGGAAGTCCTCATGCTGACGCGCGAGCGCGTCAAGCTGGAGCGCGTTCTCGGTGGCATCTCCGATATGACCAAGGCACCTTCCGCACTGTGGATTGTTGACACCAACAAGGAGCACATCGCAGTTAAGGAAGCTCACAAGCTGAACATCCCAGTTGTTGCCATCCTGGACACCAACTGCGATCCGGATGACGTTGACTTCCCGATCCCGGGCAACGACGACGCAATCCGCGCTACCAAACTGCTGTCCGGCATCATCGCCACCGCAGTTGAAGAGGGCAAGAAGGCCCGCGAGGAGCGCCAGCTGGCTGCAGCTAAGGAAGCTGCCGGCGACTCCGCTGAGAAGGAAGCTCGCGACGCAGCAGAGGCTGCTGCTGCTTCCGACCCAGCATCCGCTGAGTCCGCAAAGTAA